One Pseudomonas abieticivorans genomic region harbors:
- the truB gene encoding tRNA pseudouridine(55) synthase TruB — translation MAQVKRIRRDVSGIILLDKPLGFTSNAALQKVRWLLNAEKAGHTGSLDPLASGVLPLCFGEATKFSQYLLDSDKGYETVMQMGQTTTTADAEGEVLQTREVTVGRADIEAALPGFRGQISQIPPMYSALKRDGQPLYKLARAGEVVEREPRSVTIHRLELLACEETRARLTVGCSKGTYIRTLVEDIGEQLGCGAYVAELRRTHAGPFTLAQTVTLEELERVHAEGGNEAVDQFLMPSDSGLLDWPLLHFSEASAFYWLNGQPVRAPDAPKFGMVRVQDHNGRFIGIGEVSEDGRIAPRRLIRSE, via the coding sequence GTGGCTCAGGTCAAGCGTATCCGTCGCGATGTCAGTGGCATTATCCTGCTGGACAAGCCGTTGGGGTTTACTTCCAACGCCGCCTTGCAAAAAGTGCGCTGGTTGCTTAACGCCGAGAAGGCCGGGCATACCGGCAGCCTCGACCCCCTGGCCAGCGGCGTGTTGCCGTTGTGCTTTGGCGAGGCCACCAAGTTCTCGCAATACCTGCTCGATTCCGACAAGGGTTACGAGACGGTGATGCAGATGGGCCAGACCACCACCACGGCCGACGCCGAGGGTGAGGTTTTGCAAACCCGTGAAGTGACCGTTGGTCGCGCTGATATCGAAGCGGCATTGCCCGGTTTTCGTGGGCAAATCAGCCAGATACCGCCGATGTACTCGGCGCTCAAGCGTGATGGCCAGCCACTTTACAAGCTGGCACGTGCAGGTGAAGTAGTGGAGCGCGAACCGCGTTCTGTTACTATTCACCGGTTGGAGTTGCTGGCTTGTGAAGAGACCCGCGCGCGGCTGACCGTAGGTTGCTCGAAAGGCACCTATATCCGCACCCTGGTCGAAGACATTGGTGAGCAATTGGGCTGTGGTGCCTACGTCGCGGAACTGCGCCGTACCCACGCCGGGCCCTTTACCCTCGCGCAGACCGTGACGCTCGAAGAGCTGGAGCGGGTGCATGCCGAAGGTGGCAACGAGGCGGTGGACCAGTTCCTGATGCCGTCCGACAGTGGCCTGCTTGACTGGCCGCTGCTGCATTTCTCCGAGGCCAGCGCTTTCTACTGGCTCAACGGGCAGCCAGTAAGAGCCCCGGACGCGCCGAAATTCGGCATGGTACGGGTGCAAGATCACAATGGTCGCTTCATCGGTATCGGTGAAGTGAGCGAAGACGGGCGCATTGCGCCACGTCGTTTGATTCGGTCGGAATGA
- the rpsO gene encoding 30S ribosomal protein S15: MALSVEDKAQIVADYQQAVGDTGSPEVQVALLTHNINKLQGHFKANGKDHHSRRGLIRMVNQRRKLLDYLKGKDVTRYSALIGRLGLRR, from the coding sequence ATGGCTCTTAGCGTTGAAGACAAAGCTCAAATCGTTGCCGACTACCAGCAAGCCGTTGGTGATACTGGTTCGCCAGAAGTGCAAGTTGCACTGCTGACCCACAACATCAACAAGCTGCAAGGTCACTTCAAGGCCAACGGCAAAGACCACCACTCCCGTCGTGGCCTGATCCGTATGGTTAACCAGCGTCGTAAGCTGCTGGACTACCTGAAGGGCAAAGACGTTACTCGCTACAGCGCCCTGATCGGTCGCCTGGGCCTGCGTCGCTAA
- the rbfA gene encoding 30S ribosome-binding factor RbfA: MAKEYSRTQRIGDQMQRELAQLIRREVKDPRVGLVTITAVDVSRDVGHAKVYITVMGQDTAEDIKQSIKVLNSAAGFLRMQLGKEMKLRSVPQLHFHYDESVTRGAHLSALIERAVAEDTQHQDDTSAPDTKE; encoded by the coding sequence ATGGCAAAAGAATACAGCCGTACCCAGCGCATCGGCGACCAGATGCAACGCGAGCTGGCGCAACTCATTCGTCGTGAAGTGAAAGACCCCCGCGTGGGCCTGGTCACTATCACCGCCGTCGACGTCAGCCGCGACGTGGGCCATGCCAAGGTGTACATCACCGTCATGGGCCAGGACACTGCCGAAGACATCAAGCAAAGCATCAAGGTGCTCAACTCTGCTGCAGGCTTCTTGCGCATGCAGTTGGGCAAGGAAATGAAGCTGCGCAGCGTGCCGCAATTGCACTTCCATTACGATGAAAGCGTGACCCGCGGTGCTCATCTGTCGGCCCTGATCGAGCGTGCCGTGGCCGAAGATACCCAGCACCAGGATGACACCAGCGCTCCTGACACCAAGGAGTAA